The Streptomyces kanamyceticus genome window below encodes:
- a CDS encoding TetR/AcrR family transcriptional regulator, which produces MVQQERARRTRERVLNLTAEAFAAQGFTRTNLKDVARQLGMTTGALYGHFANKEAIADALEREAAERWALLRDTADSPALPPEQALDGAVFGLVRAMAEPRMRAVVRLAAEGPPRGNTVPNLLDVVAEFLLAQLRRAWQHDAGHARTWRPEPVTQILLGLICGAVFARRGATEEESQSDWEEAARVLLGALREDGPDGHWPPDAAAWPPDTVTLPPDAAACPPDTITLTPSAAACAPDTIALPPGAATRPRTQSPWLRAQPPTPQTRSP; this is translated from the coding sequence ATGGTCCAGCAGGAAAGGGCCCGGCGCACCAGAGAACGCGTCCTGAACCTCACAGCCGAGGCCTTCGCGGCCCAGGGGTTCACCCGCACCAACCTCAAGGACGTGGCCAGGCAACTGGGCATGACCACCGGCGCGCTCTACGGCCACTTCGCCAACAAGGAGGCGATCGCCGACGCGTTGGAGCGCGAGGCCGCCGAACGGTGGGCCCTGCTCCGCGACACCGCCGACTCCCCCGCCCTGCCACCCGAACAGGCCCTGGACGGCGCGGTCTTCGGCCTGGTCCGCGCCATGGCGGAACCGCGCATGCGCGCCGTCGTCAGACTGGCCGCCGAGGGCCCGCCGCGCGGGAACACCGTGCCGAACCTGCTGGACGTGGTGGCCGAGTTCCTGCTCGCCCAGCTGCGCCGCGCCTGGCAGCACGACGCGGGACACGCCCGCACCTGGCGCCCCGAGCCCGTCACCCAGATCCTGCTCGGCCTCATCTGCGGCGCGGTCTTCGCCCGGCGCGGCGCCACGGAGGAGGAGTCGCAGTCGGACTGGGAGGAGGCGGCGCGCGTCCTGCTCGGCGCGCTACGGGAAGACGGACCCGACGGCCACTGGCCCCCGGACGCGGCCGCCTGGCCTCCGGACACGGTCACCTTGCCCCCGGACGCGGCCGCCTGCCCCCCGGACACGATCACCCTGACCCCGAGCGCGGCCGCCTGCGCCCCGGACACGATCGCCCTGCCTCCGGGCGCGGCCACCCGCCCCCGGACACAGTCACCTTGGCTCCGGGCACAGCCACCCACCCCCCAGACACGATCACCCTGA
- a CDS encoding LLM class F420-dependent oxidoreductase — MDLRIFTEPQQGATYDTLLTVAKATEDLGFDAFFRSDHYLRMGSADGLPGPTDAWITLAGLARETKRIRLGTLMTAGTFRLPGVLAIQVAQVDQMSGGRVELGLGAGWFEEEHKAYGIPFPKEKFARLEEQLQIVTGLWATETGKTFSHDGKHYQLTDSPALPKPAQAKVPVLIGGHGATRTPRLAAQFADEFNIPFASLEDSERQFGRVRAAAEQAGRKGDDLVYSSALVACVGKDDAEVARRAAAIGREVDELKANGLAGSPAEVVDKIGRYAAIGASRIYLQCLDLADLDHLELISSQVQSQLS; from the coding sequence ATGGATCTTCGAATTTTCACGGAGCCCCAGCAAGGGGCCACCTACGACACCCTGCTCACGGTCGCCAAGGCCACCGAGGACCTGGGATTCGACGCCTTCTTCCGCTCCGACCACTACCTCCGCATGGGGTCCGCCGACGGACTGCCGGGCCCCACGGACGCGTGGATCACCCTGGCGGGGCTCGCCCGTGAGACCAAGCGGATCCGGCTCGGCACGCTCATGACGGCCGGTACCTTCCGGTTGCCCGGCGTCCTCGCCATCCAGGTGGCGCAGGTCGACCAGATGTCGGGCGGCCGCGTCGAACTGGGGCTCGGCGCGGGCTGGTTCGAGGAGGAGCACAAGGCATACGGCATTCCGTTCCCCAAGGAGAAGTTCGCCCGCCTGGAGGAGCAGCTGCAGATCGTCACCGGACTCTGGGCCACGGAGACCGGCAAGACCTTCTCGCACGACGGCAAGCACTACCAGCTCACCGATTCCCCGGCCCTGCCCAAGCCCGCGCAGGCCAAGGTGCCGGTGCTGATCGGCGGCCACGGCGCGACGCGCACCCCGCGGCTCGCCGCCCAGTTCGCCGACGAGTTCAACATCCCCTTCGCCTCCCTGGAGGACAGCGAGCGGCAGTTCGGCCGGGTCCGCGCGGCCGCCGAGCAGGCCGGACGCAAGGGTGACGACCTGGTGTACTCCAGCGCGCTGGTGGCCTGCGTCGGCAAGGACGACGCGGAGGTCGCCCGGCGGGCGGCCGCCATCGGGCGCGAGGTGGACGAGCTGAAGGCCAACGGCCTCGCGGGCTCCCCGGCCGAGGTCGTCGACAAGATCGGCAGGTACGCGGCGATCGGCGCGAGCCGCATCTACCTCCAGTGCCTGGACCTGGCCGACCTGGACCACCTGGAACTGATCTCCTCCCAGGTGCAGTCGCAGCTGTCCTAG
- a CDS encoding DUF6099 family protein — MNAMRLIEANRLALARSQDPADIVAEVWQSQALAQAIGSRLAVAGPPELRGEALGLSEVGGRACGVLDAPHLGTEDIRAARLTDTGDAHEVLLGLGRLLGEVGIALVGVAMGAAEEGVYWQCMEAIDAADESRDRVIEMLRRLAVREQGLPEPDSAAGPS, encoded by the coding sequence ATGAACGCGATGCGGCTCATCGAGGCGAACAGGCTTGCTCTGGCGCGGAGTCAGGACCCCGCCGACATCGTCGCGGAGGTGTGGCAGTCGCAGGCGCTCGCGCAGGCGATCGGCAGCCGTCTCGCGGTCGCGGGCCCTCCCGAGTTACGGGGCGAGGCGCTGGGCCTGAGCGAGGTAGGGGGCAGAGCCTGCGGGGTGCTCGACGCCCCGCACCTCGGCACGGAGGACATACGGGCCGCCCGGCTCACGGACACGGGCGACGCCCATGAGGTCCTCCTCGGACTCGGCAGGCTCCTCGGCGAGGTGGGGATCGCGCTCGTCGGGGTGGCCATGGGCGCCGCCGAGGAGGGGGTGTACTGGCAGTGCATGGAAGCGATCGACGCCGCCGACGAGTCGAGGGACCGGGTCATCGAGATGCTGCGCAGGCTCGCGGTGCGCGAACAGGGCCTGCCCGAGCCCGACTCGGCGGCGGGGCCGTCATGA
- a CDS encoding nucleotide pyrophosphohydrolase, producing MTELDVAGLQRRLAEFAAARDWEQYHTPKNLAAALSVEASELVEIFQWLTPDESARIMSDPDSAHRVADEVADVLAYLLQFCEVLGIDALAALAAKIDRNERRFPTAEGP from the coding sequence GTGACAGAACTTGACGTGGCAGGACTGCAGCGCAGGCTGGCCGAGTTCGCGGCGGCCCGCGACTGGGAGCAGTACCACACCCCGAAGAACCTGGCCGCCGCGCTCAGCGTGGAGGCGTCCGAACTGGTCGAGATCTTCCAGTGGTTGACCCCCGACGAGTCGGCGCGGATCATGTCGGACCCCGATTCCGCGCACCGGGTGGCGGACGAGGTCGCCGATGTCCTCGCCTATCTCCTGCAGTTCTGCGAGGTCCTGGGAATCGACGCGCTGGCCGCCCTTGCGGCCAAGATCGACCGGAACGAACGGCGCTTCCCGACGGCCGAAGGCCCCTGA
- a CDS encoding AAA family ATPase yields the protein MTVHSPVSVAEPPAGHGRPQVTELRLSAFAGHRSAVLPFGPLTFVTGPSGSGKTSALRAYEALARLSAGDELVDVFADPVSCVPERARADDQQRRGFRIGCTVDGAVGPVRLELAIQAEPELRVVGERLSIGGLTLLETALRDPGRRMVQASWHTAGPAPVTRAPMPDDRLGTALVPLRVAGKTAGQRLVLAAAEQVVVALRSAFACDPRPSLMRAPVPAGLVGPGRLLGGCDNLAEVLWRTRAECAARHALFVSAVRTGCAGPVADVLAEEAEDGALHAFIDRGDGVRTPLARLGDGELRYLALALVLLTGPGVLAGDPVAEVPEAYQTLTLLADSLDRRLDPRQSLALAELAARCCARGHIRLVGAVRDTVWAAAAAGDAVVVDLEP from the coding sequence ATGACGGTCCATTCCCCGGTGTCGGTCGCGGAGCCGCCGGCAGGCCACGGGCGGCCGCAGGTCACCGAGCTGCGCCTGTCCGCGTTCGCCGGGCACCGGAGCGCGGTGCTCCCGTTCGGCCCGCTGACCTTCGTCACGGGACCGAGCGGCAGCGGGAAGACCAGCGCGCTGCGTGCGTACGAGGCGCTCGCGCGGCTCAGCGCCGGGGACGAACTCGTCGACGTCTTCGCGGATCCGGTGTCGTGCGTGCCCGAACGGGCCCGCGCCGACGACCAGCAGCGCCGCGGTTTCCGCATCGGCTGCACGGTCGACGGCGCGGTCGGCCCCGTCCGCCTCGAACTCGCGATCCAGGCCGAGCCCGAACTGCGCGTCGTCGGCGAGCGCCTGAGCATCGGCGGCCTCACCCTCCTGGAGACGGCGCTGCGCGACCCGGGCCGCCGAATGGTGCAGGCGTCCTGGCACACGGCGGGCCCGGCCCCCGTGACCCGCGCCCCGATGCCCGACGACCGGCTCGGCACCGCGCTCGTCCCGCTGCGCGTGGCGGGCAAGACCGCGGGGCAGCGCCTGGTGCTCGCCGCGGCGGAACAGGTGGTGGTCGCGCTGCGCTCGGCGTTCGCCTGCGACCCGCGGCCCAGCCTCATGCGCGCCCCGGTCCCCGCGGGACTCGTCGGCCCCGGCCGTCTCCTGGGCGGCTGTGACAACCTCGCCGAAGTCCTGTGGCGCACGCGGGCCGAGTGCGCGGCACGCCACGCGCTGTTCGTCTCCGCGGTGCGCACCGGATGCGCGGGTCCGGTCGCCGACGTGCTCGCCGAGGAGGCGGAGGACGGCGCGCTGCACGCCTTCATCGACCGGGGCGACGGGGTGCGCACGCCGCTCGCTAGGCTCGGCGACGGCGAGTTGAGGTACCTCGCCCTCGCGCTGGTGCTCCTCACAGGGCCCGGTGTCCTCGCGGGCGACCCGGTGGCCGAGGTCCCCGAGGCGTACCAGACCCTCACGCTCCTCGCGGACAGCCTCGACCGCCGCCTCGATCCGCGGCAGTCGCTGGCCCTCGCCGAACTGGCCGCCCGCTGCTGCGCGCGCGGGCACATCCGCCTGGTGGGGGCGGTGCGGGACACCGTGTGGGCGGCCGCGGCGGCGGGCGACGCGGTGGTGGTAGACCTTGAGCCGTGA
- a CDS encoding cell division protein SepF gives MSSSQRHDVTDEQWEGLAQVVPLRSRNEWPSWPGHRALPDAETETRRRFVVMRVNVFADAREVAETVMAQIPVLLDLTGAETEVAKRVLDFSSGVVLGLGCAMHRVDKNVFLLAPPGTEVQGLVEAVAQP, from the coding sequence GTGAGTAGTAGTCAGCGCCACGACGTCACCGATGAACAGTGGGAAGGGCTCGCCCAGGTCGTACCGCTGCGCAGCCGCAACGAGTGGCCTTCCTGGCCGGGACACCGCGCGCTGCCCGACGCGGAGACCGAGACGCGCAGGCGTTTCGTGGTGATGCGGGTCAACGTCTTCGCGGACGCCCGTGAGGTCGCGGAGACCGTGATGGCGCAGATCCCGGTCCTGCTCGACCTGACGGGCGCGGAGACCGAAGTCGCCAAGCGCGTCCTGGACTTCAGCAGCGGCGTGGTCCTCGGCCTCGGCTGCGCGATGCACCGGGTCGACAAGAACGTCTTCCTCCTCGCGCCGCCCGGCACGGAGGTCCAGGGCCTGGTGGAGGCGGTCGCCCAGCCCTGA
- a CDS encoding ABC transporter substrate-binding protein — protein sequence MPRPAHRRRRTTLTAAALAGTLALALAGCGGDKDDASDKAESSDTRTVTDANGKSVEVPRDPKKVVTLSEPTLDAALALGVHPIGTTAGRGQQGVSSYLADKAGSAETVASVAEPDLEKLAALRPDLILLDETVGAKRVLDKLAAIAPTVMTAKLNEDWRKSFTATADALDKKTDAAGWLTDFDGEVAAAKKRLGANKNAVTSVVRWQNGAPSVVGKGKGHVGSTLAALGLKRPADQRGESAGHSEPVSLEKLSTIDGDWLFLGALGDRATGEKAYGEAKKVANFTKLRAEKNGHVVVIDGSAWNSSGGPIAARAVLGDVRDALSK from the coding sequence ATGCCCCGCCCCGCCCACCGCCGCCGCCGCACCACATTGACCGCGGCCGCCCTCGCCGGAACCCTCGCCCTCGCCCTCGCGGGGTGCGGTGGCGACAAGGACGACGCCTCGGACAAGGCCGAGTCGTCCGACACCCGCACCGTCACCGACGCCAACGGCAAGTCCGTGGAGGTGCCGAGGGATCCGAAGAAGGTCGTCACTCTCAGCGAACCCACCCTGGACGCCGCACTCGCCCTCGGCGTGCACCCGATCGGCACCACGGCGGGCCGCGGCCAGCAGGGCGTGTCGAGCTACCTCGCCGACAAGGCGGGCAGCGCGGAGACCGTCGCGAGCGTCGCCGAACCCGACCTGGAGAAGCTGGCGGCCCTGCGGCCCGATCTGATCCTGCTCGACGAGACGGTCGGCGCCAAGCGCGTCCTGGACAAACTGGCGGCCATCGCCCCGACCGTCATGACCGCCAAGCTCAACGAGGACTGGAGGAAGTCCTTCACCGCCACTGCCGACGCCCTCGACAAGAAGACCGACGCGGCAGGCTGGCTGACCGACTTCGACGGCGAGGTGGCCGCGGCCAAGAAGCGCCTCGGTGCGAACAAGAACGCCGTGACCAGCGTCGTCCGCTGGCAGAACGGCGCGCCGTCGGTCGTCGGCAAGGGCAAGGGGCACGTGGGTTCGACACTCGCCGCACTCGGTCTGAAGCGCCCCGCCGACCAGCGGGGCGAGAGCGCGGGACACAGCGAGCCGGTCAGCCTGGAGAAGCTCTCCACCATCGACGGCGACTGGCTCTTCCTCGGCGCGCTCGGCGACCGGGCGACGGGCGAGAAGGCGTACGGCGAGGCGAAGAAGGTGGCGAACTTCACGAAGTTGAGGGCCGAGAAGAACGGCCATGTGGTCGTCATCGACGGCTCGGCGTGGAACAGTTCGGGCGGGCCCATCGCGGCGCGCGCGGTCCTCGGCGACGTGCGGGACGCGCTCTCGAAGTGA